The region CCATTTTCACCGGACTTTATGAACATCCTCTATGCGTACAACCAATATTACATAACATTTATTAAGGGGGGTAATACATAGTGGAACATCGCGAATTTGGGTATCGCAGGCTACACTCGCTGTTAGGGGTCATACCAGTTGGTCTCTTTCTGATCGTACACTTGGTGGTAAATTACTTTGCTGTGTATGGGGAGGAAAGCTTTAATAAAGCATCTGAATTCATGGAAAGTTTGCCATTTTTAATTGTGTTGGAATTTGTGCTTATTTATCTGCCAATCTTGTTTCACGCGATATTAGGGGTTTATATTGTTTTTGTATCCAAGAACAATTATACGAAATATGGCTATTTCCGTAATTGGATGTACTTTTTGCAGCGAGTGACCGGGATTATCACATTTATTTATATCGTTTGGCATGTGTGGGAAACTCGGATTCAAATCTGGCTTGGCAATGCATCATTGGATTTCAGTTTGATGGAAAATATTCTGTCAAATCCGGTTATGTTCTGGGTGTACATTATCGGTCTGATTTCAACTACGTTTCATTTTGCTAATGGTTTATGGAGTTTCTTGGTATCCTGGGGCTTTACGCAATCACCAAGGTCACAAAAAATTGCTACATATGTAACATTAATTATATTTTTAGTGATCAGCTACATTGGTGTTCGTTCTTTATTAACATTTGCCT is a window of Lentibacillus daqui DNA encoding:
- a CDS encoding succinate dehydrogenase cytochrome b558 subunit — encoded protein: MVEHREFGYRRLHSLLGVIPVGLFLIVHLVVNYFAVYGEESFNKASEFMESLPFLIVLEFVLIYLPILFHAILGVYIVFVSKNNYTKYGYFRNWMYFLQRVTGIITFIYIVWHVWETRIQIWLGNASLDFSLMENILSNPVMFWVYIIGLISTTFHFANGLWSFLVSWGFTQSPRSQKIATYVTLIIFLVISYIGVRSLLTFAYGI